In Frondihabitans sp. PAMC 28766, a genomic segment contains:
- the add gene encoding adenosine deaminase: MTDTTLAAETTSVRDLRALPKGHLHIHWEAAIRRATLDEMGTAAGLVIDVPTVFDDFSDFSATYRSMLQVLSVEENLFRQIDETVEDCAREGVVYAEFGASPHFYASTFGSTELALDALIEQARISGEKWGVEVGLMITLDRTESVETAIAYAEIAAASAGRGVVSLGLANDERGHPAADFAEAFRIGKAAGLLSTPHAGELAGPSEVLAAVEVLGADRVLHGVTSVQDPELLALLAARGICLDVCPTSNDLLGVVGTLDQHPLKLLLDAGVRCSINADDPVLFGPGILDEYETSRTVLGLSDEQLAACARSSIECSGASDALKARALAGIDAWLAS, translated from the coding sequence GTGACCGACACCACCCTCGCGGCCGAGACCACCTCGGTGCGCGATCTCAGAGCCCTGCCCAAAGGCCACCTGCACATCCACTGGGAGGCCGCCATCCGCCGCGCCACCCTCGACGAGATGGGCACCGCCGCGGGCCTCGTCATCGACGTGCCGACCGTGTTCGACGACTTCTCCGACTTCAGCGCGACCTACCGCAGCATGCTGCAGGTGCTCAGCGTCGAAGAGAACCTCTTCCGGCAGATCGACGAGACCGTCGAGGACTGCGCCCGCGAGGGAGTCGTCTACGCCGAGTTCGGTGCCAGCCCGCACTTCTACGCGTCGACGTTCGGCTCGACCGAGCTCGCGCTCGACGCGCTCATCGAGCAGGCGCGGATCAGCGGCGAGAAGTGGGGCGTCGAGGTCGGCCTCATGATCACCCTCGACCGCACCGAGAGCGTCGAGACCGCCATCGCGTACGCCGAGATCGCGGCGGCCTCCGCGGGCCGCGGCGTCGTCTCGCTGGGCCTCGCCAACGACGAGCGGGGCCATCCCGCCGCGGACTTCGCCGAGGCGTTCCGCATCGGCAAGGCCGCAGGGCTCTTGTCGACGCCGCATGCGGGCGAGCTCGCCGGGCCGTCCGAAGTGCTGGCGGCCGTCGAGGTGCTGGGCGCGGATCGCGTGCTGCACGGCGTGACGAGCGTGCAGGATCCTGAGCTCCTCGCCTTGCTCGCCGCGCGGGGCATCTGTCTCGACGTCTGCCCCACCTCCAACGATCTCCTCGGCGTCGTCGGCACGCTCGACCAGCACCCGCTGAAATTGCTGCTCGACGCCGGTGTGCGCTGCTCGATCAACGCCGACGACCCGGTGCTCTTCGGCCCCGGCATCCTCGACGAGTACGAGACGTCGCGCACGGTGCTCGGCCTCTCCGACGAGCAGCTCGCCGCGTGCGCCCGCTCGTCGATCGAGTGCAGCGGGGCGTCCGACGCGCTGAAGGCCCGGGCGCTGGCCGGGATCGACGCCTGGCTCGCCTCCTGA
- a CDS encoding 8-oxoguanine deaminase, with protein MTTAVRRVFEGAYVATVDTAGHEFDGGHVVVDGSRIVAVGAGPAPVWAVDGLAAPGAAFAPSVTTRIDARGHLLTPGLVNTHHHLYQWLTRGIAQDSILFDWLVALYPTWARIDEDLVEAGAAAAMAVLARSGCTTVADHHYVFPQGSGDILGGIVRSADTVGVRLHGTRGSMDLGRSQGGLPPDFAVETTAAALEASAAAVEKYHDPSADARVQIAIAPCSPFSVTADLLREAAILGRSLGVRLHTHGSETIEEDAFCHERFGKTPTQYLDDLGWLGDDVWMAHSVHLDEHAIARFGATGTGTAHCPSSNARLAAGIAPIPQLLAAGAPVGLGVDGSASNESGQLGTEIRQAVLMNRLRAGADGFSVRDGLRIATLGGARVLGRDADLGSIEVGKLADLALWRIDGVEFAGLADPVAALGLAAMPPLTALYVGGDPVVDEGSLTRADERTLAADAARASATLRARA; from the coding sequence ATGACCACAGCGGTGCGGCGGGTCTTCGAGGGCGCTTACGTCGCGACCGTCGACACCGCGGGTCACGAGTTCGACGGCGGACACGTCGTCGTCGACGGCTCGCGCATCGTCGCGGTCGGCGCGGGGCCGGCGCCGGTCTGGGCGGTCGACGGGCTCGCAGCCCCCGGGGCGGCCTTCGCCCCCTCGGTGACGACGCGCATCGACGCCCGCGGCCACCTGCTGACCCCGGGGCTCGTCAACACGCACCACCACCTCTACCAGTGGCTCACCCGCGGCATCGCGCAAGACAGCATCCTGTTCGACTGGCTCGTCGCGCTCTACCCGACCTGGGCGCGCATCGACGAGGACCTCGTCGAGGCCGGGGCGGCGGCAGCCATGGCAGTGCTCGCCCGCTCGGGCTGCACCACCGTCGCCGATCACCACTACGTCTTCCCGCAGGGCTCGGGCGACATCCTCGGTGGCATCGTGCGCTCGGCAGACACCGTCGGGGTGCGCCTGCACGGCACGCGAGGCTCGATGGACCTCGGCCGCTCGCAGGGCGGCCTGCCGCCCGACTTCGCCGTCGAGACCACGGCGGCCGCCCTCGAGGCATCGGCGGCGGCGGTTGAGAAGTACCACGACCCTTCGGCCGACGCTCGGGTGCAGATCGCGATTGCGCCGTGCTCGCCGTTCTCGGTGACGGCCGACCTGCTGCGGGAGGCCGCGATCCTGGGCCGGTCTCTGGGTGTGCGGCTGCACACGCACGGCTCCGAGACGATCGAAGAGGACGCCTTCTGCCACGAACGCTTCGGCAAGACCCCGACGCAGTATCTCGACGACCTCGGCTGGCTCGGCGACGACGTCTGGATGGCGCACAGCGTGCACCTCGACGAACACGCGATCGCCCGCTTCGGCGCGACCGGCACCGGAACGGCGCATTGCCCGTCGTCGAACGCTCGGTTGGCCGCCGGCATCGCGCCCATCCCGCAGCTGCTCGCCGCGGGCGCACCCGTAGGGCTCGGCGTCGACGGCTCGGCCTCGAACGAGTCGGGCCAGCTCGGCACGGAGATCCGCCAGGCCGTGCTGATGAACCGGCTGCGGGCCGGGGCCGACGGCTTCTCGGTGCGGGACGGCCTCAGGATCGCCACACTCGGCGGCGCGCGTGTGCTCGGTCGCGATGCCGACCTGGGGTCGATCGAGGTGGGCAAGCTCGCCGACCTGGCGCTCTGGCGCATCGACGGCGTGGAGTTCGCCGGCCTCGCGGATCCTGTCGCCGCTCTCGGTCTCGCCGCGATGCCGCCGCTCACCGCGCTCTACGTCGGGGGAGATCCCGTCGTCGACGAGGGCTCGCTCACCCGCGCCGACGAGCGCACGCTCGCCGCCGATGCCGCTCGTGCCTCGGCCACCCTCCGCGCCCGCGCCTAG
- the gndA gene encoding NADP-dependent phosphogluconate dehydrogenase, with the protein MGSNLARNLASREGNTVAVYNRSPERTDVLMKEHGDAGFIASKTIEDFAASLSKPRTAIIMVQAGKGTDAVISQLADLFEEGDIIVDGGNANFQDTIRREHDLREKKLNFVGTGISGGEEGALKGPSIMPGGSDEAWETLGPILKSIAAVAEGEPCVTHIGHDGAGHFVKMIHNGIEYADMQLIAESYDLLRHIGGHDPDAIAEVFGEWNKGELESYLIEITAEVLKQKDAKTGKPLVDVIVDEAGSKGTGVWTVQNSVGLGVPVGGIAEAVFARAVSSKPDQREAVRKTLKNRPTVQDKGENFEDDVQKALYASKIVAYAQGFDAIIAGAKEYDWDIDKGAVAKIWRGGCIIRAQFLNRIVDAYQNDSTIATLLEDEYFAKAIADGEDAWRRIVAKAALSGIPVPGFSSALAYYDSLAAERLPASLIQGQRDFFGAHTYKRIDSDKVFHTLWSDDRSEIETEPSTH; encoded by the coding sequence ATGGGTTCGAACCTGGCGCGCAACCTCGCCTCGCGTGAGGGCAACACCGTTGCCGTCTACAACCGCTCCCCCGAGCGCACCGATGTCCTCATGAAAGAGCACGGCGACGCCGGCTTCATCGCGTCGAAGACGATCGAGGACTTCGCCGCGTCGCTGTCGAAGCCGCGCACCGCGATCATCATGGTGCAGGCCGGCAAGGGTACCGACGCGGTCATCTCGCAGCTCGCCGACCTGTTCGAAGAGGGCGACATCATCGTCGACGGCGGCAACGCCAACTTCCAGGACACCATCCGGCGCGAGCACGACCTCCGCGAGAAGAAGCTGAACTTCGTCGGCACCGGCATCTCGGGCGGTGAAGAGGGCGCCCTCAAGGGCCCGTCGATCATGCCCGGCGGCAGCGACGAGGCCTGGGAGACTCTCGGCCCGATCCTGAAGTCCATCGCCGCGGTCGCCGAGGGCGAGCCGTGCGTGACGCACATCGGCCATGACGGCGCCGGGCACTTCGTGAAGATGATCCACAACGGCATCGAGTACGCCGACATGCAGCTCATCGCCGAATCATACGACCTGCTGCGTCACATCGGCGGCCACGACCCCGACGCCATCGCCGAGGTCTTCGGCGAGTGGAACAAGGGCGAACTCGAGTCGTACCTGATCGAGATCACCGCCGAGGTGCTCAAGCAGAAGGACGCCAAGACCGGCAAGCCGCTGGTCGACGTCATCGTCGACGAGGCGGGCTCGAAGGGCACCGGCGTCTGGACGGTGCAGAACTCGGTCGGCCTCGGCGTCCCCGTCGGCGGCATCGCCGAAGCCGTCTTCGCCCGCGCCGTCTCGTCGAAGCCCGACCAGCGCGAAGCCGTCCGTAAGACGCTGAAGAACCGCCCCACCGTGCAAGACAAGGGTGAAAACTTCGAAGACGACGTGCAGAAGGCGCTCTACGCCTCGAAGATCGTCGCCTACGCGCAGGGCTTCGACGCCATCATCGCCGGCGCGAAAGAGTACGACTGGGACATCGACAAGGGTGCCGTGGCGAAGATCTGGCGCGGCGGCTGCATCATCCGCGCGCAGTTCCTGAACCGCATCGTCGACGCCTACCAGAACGACTCGACCATCGCGACGCTGCTGGAAGACGAGTACTTCGCCAAGGCCATCGCCGACGGTGAAGACGCCTGGCGCCGCATCGTCGCGAAGGCCGCACTGTCGGGCATCCCCGTGCCCGGGTTCTCGTCGGCGCTGGCGTACTACGACTCGCTCGCCGCCGAGCGCCTGCCTGCGTCGCTCATCCAGGGTCAGCGCGACTTCTTCGGTGCGCACACCTACAAGCGCATCGACAGCGACAAGGTGTTCCACACCCTCTGGAGCGACGACCGCTCGGAGATCGAGACGGAGCCCAGCACCCACTAG